AAGGCAGAAGcatgtcacctcctctgggaagtcttCCTGATTTACTCAGAATTAGTCCTTTCGATTCCTTCTGGAGGTTTTTCTGCAGCAATGATCTAACATTTATCCTTTATGTTTGTGATTCACACGTtgatccccctccccccaactgtGACTTCCTGTGGATTTGTCTCTGTATCTGTCACATAGAAGAGATTCGATTGATGTTTGCCCAAATGAATGAACCCTTGACAGTGAAATGAACTAGACGGTGGAGGAGATAGAGGAGGAAATAGACAAGGACAAGCCACTGTGATCGGCGTTAACAGTAAGGATCatggaggacttcctggaggaggagagaattgAGTAGTGCTTTGGAAGAGttagccagaggcagagggagggaagggtaTTCGAGACCGAGAGCTCAGTAGGCATGAAGGcggggaggcaggcagagagggttCAGTGCTCCAAGGCTAGGTGTTTGGTGAGACTGAAAGATAGAGCTGGATGAGGGGCAGTGAGAAAATGAGCAAGGTCATGTCATGAGCCACATTGTCCATCAAGTCTAATGTTCAACTCAACTCTGGGGACAAGTATTAGGTCTTGTTGTTGAATTCCTAACAGGACTAGCACTCGTGAAGTGGACTGCCGATGGGAATGAGAGTCCTAGTCTTCAGTTAGTTTTGATTTAAAGCAGGCTTTGGCATCAGTTGTCTGATTTGCCGACCATGGTGCCCACCACCTGCCAGGGTGGTTTCAGGACCTTTACGGTGCCCACTGCCCAAGCCGTGAAGCAGAGGGTCACAGTCTCTACACTCGTCATCATTGTTCTTCgaccccttccccctccccaatcCAGGAGAATGCCAGGAGGTGTACACGGCTGTGCGGGGTAACTTCTCCAGCCCACAGTACCCCGACTCCTACCCTAACAACATCCACTGCCACTGGACCATCCGCCTGCCTCCTGGCTATCGGGTCAAGGTGTTCTTCCTGGACCTGGATCTGGAGGGTCCCAATAGCCTGACCAGGACCTGTGACTTCGACCATCTGTCAGCTTATGATGGGGCCAGCGAGGAGGCACCCCTACTGGGCAGTTGGTGTGGACACCACCTGCCAGCGCCGGTCACCTCGAACCAAAACcagcttctgcttctgctgcACACGGACCGCAGCACTGCCCGAAGGGGCTTCTCTGTGGCCTACATTGGAGGtcagctgggggtgagggtgtgggTGGTGCTGATAGGATGGAGGGACAAGGCTGGGTTCCTCTGCACCTTCCTCCCTCTATCCCACCACTTGGCTCCTCCAATCTCTTCTGGGGTGGCTGCTGCTCTGGGACCTTGGGGACCCTGCCAATGTGGACCATGCTTATTTCCATGACTGCAGAGCCCTGCCTTTCTAGCCTCCAGCTCCACATTCCCTAATTCCCCCTCATCTGTCTCCTTCCCCCTTGAGACCCTGGCCTCTCTCATGCTGTGGTTCATCCCATGTTTCCAGGGCCAGTACACACAATATGTCCATATCACTTATGATAAACAATCGGTATAACCATGGAGACGCTGACCGGCTTTGCTTGTATCGGTCATAAATCCTGACCGACAGCGGCTTGAACAAATGGCTTTTGTTTTCCTCGCATCACGAGAGATCTAGAGCTAAGGAGCTGCTTTGTTGGTTCAGAGACTTAACACTGTCTCAGCTGGTAACTCTGGGATTCTGCTGGCCTCTTGATTGCAACACGGCTGCTACAACTCCAGACATCATCACGTCCATGTTCAAGGCTGGGAGAGGGTAGGGGAGATGCCAGCTACAAATGTCCTATTATGAGGAAAGCAAaagcattttcagaaaaagaCTTCTTGGTCTCATGAGTTTGAACTTGGTCAGGTGGCCACGCCTAGCTACAGCGACAGGTGAAGAAGCTTTCCCAGGTTCCATAGTACCTGTTAGGTTGGCCGGCCAGCAGCCTCCACCTTCTCTCCCCTCTGTTCGTTACCCTTCCCTCACCCACAGGCCCAGGAAAGCCTATGCTCTGGACCCATTTTGCCCTCTGCCTGAGCAGGTGAAAGCTTCTTGCTGTGCAggtgtggaaagggaggtagagagaggaaACACCTCACCAAGGTCATGTGGGCAGCAGGGGCCCGGCCAAGATGAGAACCCGTGTCTACCATCTTGGTGGCCCAACAGAGCCCAGTGGGGAGGAAACCAGGGCTGAGCACAGACAGACCAGGGCCACATCCAAATGCTGCCATTTACTGGTCACCCAGTGGCCTCATCTGTACAAGGGGATGATGAATGCCCTTGTAGGCAGTCATGCAGATGGAATGAGGGCACGGGTCCCAGTGCCCGACTCCGGGGACATCCTTGCCTCGGCTGCAGGTGGATTTCTCTCCCTCACGTGTCTCAGGCCTGGTCTGCATTCAAAACatcttccctctgtctctactCTATATGCAAGTGGTGAAGGGGCAGGACACAGCAGAGCCACCGCAAGCTAGTGGCAATGAGGCCACCTGGGCAGACCCACCCTCCAGGGCCTCAGTTGGCTCCATCCGTAACCTGGGGCTAAGGGGAGCTATCCCTTGTTAGAGCAACCTCACTAGGGCTTCACTCCAGGGACTCGGGTGCCACAGGCTCTGCCTCAGTTAGCTGGCAGGTTGTTTCTTCTCTGAGGGTCTCAGTAAAATGAGGACACTGGCTGAGGCATCTTTGAGGTCCCCTTTGGTTCTGATCATCTTGTTTCTGGGCCTGGGTCCTCTCCCAGGCCTGTGGGATCTTGGACAAGCCCCTTCTCCTTCTGGTGCCTACAGAGACTGAAGGTGGGCAGCTCTAAACCCGACTGTGTTCCTGGGCAGGAGCCCccaccttcccccctccccagatCCCCGTGGGAGCCCAGGGTCAGACAGGGGCACTCGTGGTGGGCGAGGCTCCAGCTGTGGCACAGGCGGCACGCGGCCTCCTGGCCGGAGGACAACCTCAGCATCCATCAGGGGTGACACACAGTTCAGCGCCACCGAAGATCATCGTGGGAGATGGCAGGCCCGTAAATCCCCGGCTGCCCAGACACCAGAGGCTGAAACATGTCTGAGGCATTTCCCGGAGACGCGCTGAGAGTTCAGGCCTCCTCCTGCCagctcttccctttcctgccaCCGGCCACCCCTTCTACCCTCCACGGCCCCCACCCCGGCAGGCACTGCCCCcatatgcacacaaacacacacacgcacgcacatgcacacacgcacatgcatgctGGGATACACCCAGGCACAGAAAGTCACGTGTCTTGGCCTGGAGGGCAGCAGGGCCCACCATATGGGGTGGAGGGGTCACCCGTAGACTCCATCCTGTAGACTCAATGATGGTTAAAATCCCAACTCAACTACTGCCAACAACTTCACCTGTCAGAGCTTCAGTTTCCAAAACTAAAATGGGTTTTAGTTGTGTCCACCTCACAGTGTCATCATGGGGAGAGAGTGAGGCTTCCTTCTCCGCCCTCCGGAACACTGCATTTCTGCCTCCAGCCCCACACACGAGCTCTGCTTTCCTTGTCTTCTTTGCTTGATTTTCCTGCAGCCCACTGTGACCGGTCTTTCATTTTCATACTGATTGCCCCCCTAcccaactagaatgtaagctccaaggAGGCAGAAAGTTTGGGctgttggattttcttttctttttttttttttttccatttctatttctgcagTGCTTGAAATAGTGCCTGCACATAGTAAGccatcaagaaatatttgttaaatggttGAATGAATTGCCAGGCACACGGCAAAGAGATCAGCAAATAGTAGCTCTTCTTGTgattaagaatatttattcattcattcaacattcacAGCACCTGCTATGAGAGCTGGGCTTCGAGGACATGAGAAGGCCTGGTGCCTGCCCCGGGGAGCTCATGTCTGATGCAGTTAAATGCGACAACACACGCAAACACCCCCATCGGGCTGCATAGGCATCTCGCCACTCTAGGCCTCCCTTTGAGTGGGGTCTCGGGATGGTGAGGACAGACCTCCTGCCCCTAaggcctccagcccctccctccttccctccattcctAGTCGTACCCGTGAACGTGAGCTGCTCCCGCACGGACTTCCAGATCCTGATCTCCGCACAGGCGCTGGCGCCGCTGGAGCGGACCAAGGTCTACCTGGGCAGCCGCAGCTGTGCCGCCCAGGAAGCGGGCAGTTCCTTCAGGATCCAGGCCCGCTTTGACACCTGCGGCACCGAGTCTCAGgtaggggctgggctgggggagggcaggcccAGGGTAGGGGGTCTGACTCCTGCTGAGAGGCACCTGCCATTCCTGAGAATTTAGCTTCTCTTCCTGGCTCAGTGACCCCACAAGCCTGGACACAGAACGCAACAAACTTGAGCAGAGTGAACGTGAGGAAGAACTCAaatgggagacagagaagggggcCCTGCTGTATAACCCAGTGACAACTAAAAAGCCcctatgtttttaaagattaacttagttatgagggctgcctgggtggctcagtggttgagtgtctgcctttggctcagggtgtgatcctggagacccgggatcgagtcccacgtcgggctccctgcatggagccttcttctccctctgcctgtgtctctgcctctgtgtgtgtgtgtctcattaatcaataaataaatcttttaaaaaatattgatttacttatgagagagagagaacacgagcaggaggggcagagggacagggagagagaatcacaagcagacccTACGATAAGTGCAgggcccgacacagggctcgatcccacagccctgaaatcatgacctgagcttaaatcaagagtcagacgtttagccacctgagccccccaggcacccacccCAAAAGCCTCTATTGAAGACTCCTCCTGCAAAGCCCTGACCCTGACCATCCTTGGAGGCCTTCCCTTCTCCTGGGAACTCCCCACTACCCGGGCCTCACCCCTTTAACATGCAGAGCTGTTGGagccctgctgcctcctgctgccccctccccaacctgTGATCCAAATGGTCCCTGGGCTCCACAGAACAAAAGGGCCTTTCAAGTGACAGGATCCACTTCCCTCCAAAGGCAGCGAGGcttacaaatgaattttttccACTATCTGTATATTTTTGAGGCCTTGACTCCAGGTTTGGGGCCCTCAGAGTGGCCCAAGCACCTCAGATGTTGCATTCTTAGAGACAggttaaaggggaaagaagaggacCCCTCTCAACCTCCAGGGAGACCCTCTACCCCAGCCGTGGTATTTGGCAATGTGCCAGACTGGCTTGGCAGAAATCACATACTTTCCAGCAAACTGTACCAACCTGCCCCCCCACATTAGCCAAATGTCCCCCTAGGGCCCACTGGCCTATGCCTCCACTTGCCCAGCTTCTGGCAGCCTCTGTCCTTTTGACCTGAGGAGAGAAGTGGGGGCAGTCTCAACTGCCAAGATGATCTGCCCTCACCCCGATTCCATGCCCTAAATCCCCCAGGGATTTTCTTTGGACATTCCACAGAGTCATGAAAACATGGTGACAGAGAATCCCAGAGGCAGGGAACCATGAAATGGAGAACAAGATATCATAATAACTCAGAGGCTGAGCCATGGAACCACTACCATAACTTGGAGCCACAGAATCATAGAATCTGGGGGCCAATATCATGGAAACAAAAAGCTGAGAACCATGGACTCCTGGATTCCCAGTGTCACCCTTATAAGTCCTAGACCTACGAAGACCAGGGTCTGTCCTGAGTTGCTCTCAAAGATGTGCAGCTCACATCTCTTAAAAAACACTGGAGACTTGATTTCATAACCGCCAACAACCACATCTCGTGTGGCTGGTTTTTTCCCTTCAAGTTTCTCATTCATCGAAAACCCCTAAACCTTCCCTACACCCCCatcttatgtaattttttttctcccttctttatcACGTGGATTCACTTTATTGCGTCCCCTTCCACTCACAGATCTTGTGTTTCTTTGCCTGGCATTCCAATTCTGTACCATGAAAACCCAGGACACCAGGGTGTGGTGGCAGATAGGTTGAGGGCACAAATGCAAAAACCTCCTCTGAGGATATGGAATCAGAGCCTTTTGGAAGGAGGCCCCTTTGTAACTCCCTTTCCCCAGAGGGGTCACCCCGTGTCCAGTGATGGCAGCTTTCTACTGCTCCTGCCTGCTTGCTCTGTATTAGACAGCTTCCACATCCAGAAGCTTCATCTCAGAGGTGCCACCACTGGACATGGGCAGTTGGGCAGCCCAAGGGGTTTAACAGCCGCTGCAGACTTAGGGCAGGTGAGGGGAATAGCCCTGCCCCACTGCCCTGCCCCACTGCAGTCCCCTGTCCCAGGCCACACCAGACTGCCCATCAAAATGCTGCCCCTCAGGTCCTGGCCCAAACACCCCCACCATCTTCAGGGCAGCTTGACTCCTGCCTCCCTTGTCTATAGGGGTAGGGAGGGCAGCAGTAGCCAGGCCCTCCACATTTCATTCCTCAGTGGCTCTTCCTAACCCTGGGTGGTGCCACTAGCACGGCCAGGGACTCAACAACAGGGACACATAATGACCGCAGGCATAATTGGGAGAAAAGATTCCAGAAAGAAGGTCACATAGGCAGGGATATGAGCTTCTAACTGGGAGGCAGGCAACTTTTGGCTTCTGGACCTAGCTCTGGGAAAGTTACTGCCTTTGCCGGGCTTTAGTAGTCACATCTGTAAATTGCCAAGGGAGACTGAATTAGATGCTTTAGAGTCTGCTTTGGTTCTACTTACGTCTACTTAACGTCTACTCTGGTTTGAGAGAGGCTTGGTGGCTAAGAGCACAGTCAAGAACTGGGCAGATCTGGGTGAGTGCATGTTACCTGTCACTTGTGTGTCGTGTGACCTCAGACAAAGAATTTAActtccgggcctcagtttcctcatctgtgaaatggggatattAATGGTAACAATAAGAAGAGGGTCatagtgagaattaaatgagataatgcacttGAAACAGAGCCTGGAATGTGGCAAATGGGTCGGTTACTATCTTTCAGAGATGCCTCCTCTTTGAAGCCAGATCAAGCACTGACCCATTAAATCTGATTTTGTACTTCTAGACATCCCCATAGTGTCTCTTTTACAGGAGGGGACACTGAGGTTCCGAGCAGGAAGGGAGTCAGTGGCCAAGCAGAGACTAGAACCCAGGCTCCTGTGGTTCTGCCCTTTTGGCACAGAGTCCCCACAAATCTAGGGGAACAGGCTCAGCCCTGGCCCCTTCAGGTGTAAGTGAGCGCCCTGTGACCCCCACAGAGGAGGAACAACACCTCCGTGATCGTCAGTGTGCTGTACATCGACTTCTCGGCCGGTGGGCAGGAGGACATCCATGAGTATGAGGTCCGCTGTGAGCCACGGCGCAAGGAGGCTTCTGTCCACCTGCTGTCCGGCTCCGACTGGCTTGGGCCCTATGCTGCCACAGCAGAGCATCTTCAGGAAGCGCCTCCCAGAGATGAGGTGGATGCACTAGAGGGCCCCGTGGCTATGGTGGCCCAGGACACCAGTGACATTGTCTTCCTGGGGCTCTGCATCCTGGCTGGAGTCCTCATGGTCATTGCCATCGTGGTCCTGATGCTGTTGTGAGCAGGCGGGGACCTGGGTTCGGGCTTCCCTGGCAGGCAGTGTGGGGTCCCCACAactggggcagggcctggactTGTTGACTCGTTGATGACCATGGGCAAGCCACTGTCGCTCTCTGAGTCTCACTTTCCTAGGAAGGATCCAtgtgccctccctccctcacagGGTTGGTGTGAGGCTCAGAGACCAGCACGAATGGGTAAGAGCTTTGTCATCTATGGCATGTCCTGTGTGGGTGTGCAATCGTTACTAATTTCAAAGACAGTCTGCAATAGAAAAGAAGTCTCGTGTGTGTTACTTGTTAATGTGGACAGTTGTGGTCACTGGTGACAGAGGGTAAAACAGATGTGTTCTGTAGCGTGCACACGTGCTTCACCAACCCAGGGTGGTAAAAACAAGGGCATCTCTTACGTTTCCAGCTCATCGCTTATCACAAGCCTTCATGGGCAGGATGTTCAGTCACCATCCAGGGGCCTCCACTCTCCTGGGCTGACTCAGGAACCCTGAGGACTTTGTCTACAGCAGGCCAGCCCGGCCTCCATAGTCCAGGAATACAGAGAAAGGGAGCGGACGTCCCACCTGGGCATCGCTGTGGACGGCTGCTTGTGCACATCCCCGCGGACCCTGTGTATGGAGCTGGCAATGCTTCTGGGTCCAGTGCCCCCCATAAAATGCAGGCAGGCCCACCCTGAGCTCAGCAGTGAGGCTGCAAGCTGAGGACAGGTGTCTCCTTCACGGTGGCATTTTTCCTCATGTAGATGGTGATCCTTGACTGAGAAGCTGATTAAAGTCCTGAGCTGTCCTCCCCCTGATATTGAGCATAGGTCATCAGTCCCTTATTTCCCGTCAGCTGAGTTCTCTTTGGAGACTGTTCATCTGTGGGCCCTCTCCTACCACTGGACTTCACTCAGAGCGAGTCCAGCACCCATGTTTCTCTAAGCTTACACAATGGGGAAGCAGGAGTTGGGTTCCCAGGGCTTTCCTATGAGGACGGCTCCGGCATCCTCCTGAACATTGGTCCAGGCCTCCCCAGAGCTCTACGTATCAAGAAGTGGAGCAATCTTGTTAacgaaaaataaacaaaaaatgcagTTATAATACACCActttcccctgcccccccccccccccccccccgcatagCTGCACAATGAATCACTCACCATCAATAGAAATCTCCACGTTGACCATGCTGACCATGGGTTTCAGTTAAACAAATTATAGCCGGATCATGATTCCTTCAACAACTCACCCAAGCCCTTGATTCCAGCTTTGTGACAGGCTCCAAATACACAGCAGTGAAGAAGTCAGATGAGATTCCTACCTTCAGGAGGCTTACATCCAGATGTAGCGGcaaaaaggagagggaggcaaacaGTTGGTAACttgtagagaaaacaaaagagaaaggagccaccaaagtaaaaaatgaattaaggaagggaaaaagagttGCCTGGACATTAGGAGAACCAGGTTCAAGTCCAAGTTCTTATTAATTTTGTGAATTTGGGCAAATCACTTTGATAGTGTGAGCCTCGCTATctctatctgcaaaatgggaccACTGTTCGTAGCTTGCTGTGTGAATGTAGCAAGATGATGAACTAGGGAAGTCTAGCAGGGTAAGGGGCCAGCAGGAGAGGCTTGACTGACACCGCGGTGTGTCTGGAGCAGaggcttcttcctcttttcctcccaccCACCATCTACCTCTCAGACTCCTCCAGCAGCTGAGCTATCTTGGCCAGCCTACAAACCACCTGGGTCTGTTTCTCTGGACAAGACTCGTCACACACCAGATCTTCTTCGAGGGCATCCCACGGGGTCCACCTTACAGCCTGCTAATTGAGGGTGATGGTAATAACACCTGCTTCGTCGGTTCTGTGTGGGAACTGAATGAGGTCATGCATGACTGTGCCTGGCTCCTGAGAAAGATTTAACACACCTCGGTGACTACTATTTACCACTGAGTTCATGCAAAAGTTCTGGCCTGGAAACCCAAGTTCTCAGCCCAGCTTTGTCGCTGACTTGCTGCGTGATCTTAGGGAGACCACTtccttctctggcctcagtttctgtttttatttttttaaatattttatttacttattcatgagagagagagagagagagagaaaggcagagacacaggcagagggagaaagaagcaggctccctgcaggaagcccgacgtgggactcgatccgaggtctcctggattacaccctgggctgaaggaggcgccaaaccgctgggccacccgggttgcccctcagtttctgtttttaaaatgtgacaggCGTCATCACCTCTGGCACCTGTACCTGTGTAGCCAGTGGGGGCCTCTAGGGACCCCAAGCCCAGCTATATCTGGTTGGAAAAGGACTGGAATGGCCAACAGGGAGAGGATAGTCATCTTTACAGCTCTGTCCAGATCCTGCCACTCCCAGCCCTGTGGGCAGCCAGCATGTTGATTATCCTGCCTGAGCCATGGGAAATGACAGTCTTTATGACACTACAGTGTCTATTAGAAATGAAAGGACTGAAATGATACCCATTAGCCAATACGCCCTGGCCCCGGAGGAAGGTCTGGGCATAGCACAGCTTTGCTGTTCACCAACCAGTTTCTCCTTTGCAAGGAGCGGGGGGCCTGAATCCCAGTACCCTCCCCACTGGCTCTATGGCCTTCGGAATGCCTATCCTCTGGCTGGGAGCTTTGGGTCCTCTCAGCAGCCTGCCCTTGTAGGGCCAGTGTTAGGGAAGAAGAGATCCTTGGCAGAGGGATGTGCTGGTTCTGGAAAAATGCCTTCTGGCCTACGGGGCAGGCAGGCCTGGGTCCGTTTCTGTCCTTCCTCTGATGCTGTGAACTCAGCAAGTTGCTTCACCTCCCTCAGACTCGGTTTCCTCATGTACGGAGTAGAGATACCAAGACCCTCCCCATGAGGTCATCATGAAGACTGGAGAGCACAGGGAGAGAGCGCCTGCATGGGGCCCCCGCCCGCACCATTCAGGAAGCTggcaggcccagggccaggcGAGGGCCCTGCCCCGAGGAGTCCTCGGCTCTCCCCGACTCCCAGCTTCCCTGCTGTTCTTCAAGAGACCAAGtcttcccaccccccagccttCCTGTACCCCGGTCCCTCTGTGTGGAATGTCCTTGCACCAGAACATCGCTGGCCTGGCTCCTTCACACCCCGTCTCTCAGTGGCCC
This window of the Canis lupus dingo isolate Sandy chromosome 5, ASM325472v2, whole genome shotgun sequence genome carries:
- the CDCP2 gene encoding CUB domain-containing protein 2; protein product: MLADLASCLLLAGVLLAPGPRAQAMKGVKCGGVLSAPSGNFSSPNFPRLYPYNTECSWLIVVAEGSSVLLTFHAFDLEYHDSCGFDYLEVYNGASGDKGSLLGRFCGQVPPPPFTSSWHVMSVVFHSDKHVASRGFSAGYQKDVCGGVLTGLSGVLTSPEYPDNYPNNVECHWVIRASGAATVKLVFVDFQLEGNEECTYDYVAVLEGSVPAHGHHYCGSTRPPTLVSLGHELQVIFKSDFNIGGRGFKAYYFSGECQEVYTAVRGNFSSPQYPDSYPNNIHCHWTIRLPPGYRVKVFFLDLDLEGPNSLTRTCDFDHLSAYDGASEEAPLLGSWCGHHLPAPVTSNQNQLLLLLHTDRSTARRGFSVAYIGVVPVNVSCSRTDFQILISAQALAPLERTKVYLGSRSCAAQEAGSSFRIQARFDTCGTESQRRNNTSVIVSVLYIDFSAGGQEDIHEYEVRCEPRRKEASVHLLSGSDWLGPYAATAEHLQEAPPRDEVDALEGPVAMVAQDTSDIVFLGLCILAGVLMVIAIVVLMLL